From Variovorax sp. PMC12, the proteins below share one genomic window:
- a CDS encoding TolC family protein, protein MNPNIGRPPAGRDSPSSVSFVRTTAALAAALVLAGCASLSSDGGSADVQALTAGNPLVAGAAAQRAPDEASRKRIGELLARPLDAESAVRIALVNSPRVQDAFATLQLSDADRVQAASLPNPVLAFSRLREGSEREFERMLSFNVVGLLTLPWQARWAGQRHESAKLQAAQSVLVLAADTRRAWVRAVAAQQSVAYLRDAKEATEAGAELAHRMARAGNWSALQRTREQLLLADASAQLARAEQSAVASREQLTRLLGLSGGDTAYTLPDRLPPLPDAVPELGDVQALALRDRLDVRSATAQNAAVAGSLGLTHATSVINAMELGVVRNTKFDNGADRSRSTKRGFELDLPIPVFDWGQARNGRAEALYLQSAARVRDVGVLAASEAREAWQGWNTAYAIARRYRDEVLPLRKQVNEEMVLRYNGMLASVWELLGETRASVLAVNAGMEAQRDFWLADTDLQLVLTGSLPGGMTALQTAASGETPAAGGH, encoded by the coding sequence GTGAACCCCAATATTGGCCGGCCGCCTGCCGGCCGCGATTCCCCTTCTTCCGTTTCATTCGTCCGCACCACGGCCGCGCTGGCCGCGGCGCTGGTGCTGGCCGGCTGCGCCAGCCTCTCGTCCGACGGCGGCAGCGCCGACGTGCAGGCGCTGACGGCCGGCAATCCGCTCGTGGCCGGCGCCGCGGCCCAGCGTGCGCCCGACGAGGCCTCGCGCAAGCGCATCGGCGAGTTGCTCGCACGGCCGCTGGATGCCGAATCGGCCGTGCGCATCGCGCTGGTCAACAGCCCGCGCGTGCAGGACGCCTTCGCGACGCTGCAACTGAGCGACGCCGACCGCGTGCAGGCCGCGAGCCTGCCGAACCCGGTGCTCGCCTTCAGCCGCCTGCGCGAAGGCAGCGAGCGCGAGTTCGAGCGCATGCTGAGCTTCAACGTGGTGGGCCTGCTCACGCTGCCGTGGCAGGCGCGCTGGGCCGGCCAGCGGCATGAGTCGGCCAAGCTGCAGGCCGCGCAGAGCGTGCTGGTGCTGGCCGCCGACACCCGCCGCGCCTGGGTGCGCGCGGTGGCCGCGCAGCAGAGCGTGGCCTACCTGCGCGACGCGAAGGAGGCCACCGAAGCCGGCGCCGAACTCGCGCACCGCATGGCCAGGGCCGGCAACTGGAGCGCGCTGCAGCGCACGCGCGAACAGCTGCTGCTGGCCGACGCCTCGGCGCAGCTCGCTCGCGCGGAACAGTCGGCCGTCGCCTCGCGCGAACAGCTCACCCGGCTGCTCGGCCTGAGCGGCGGCGACACCGCCTACACCCTGCCCGACCGCCTGCCGCCGCTGCCCGATGCAGTGCCCGAACTCGGCGACGTGCAGGCGCTGGCGCTGCGCGACCGGCTCGACGTGCGCTCGGCCACGGCGCAGAACGCGGCGGTGGCCGGCTCGCTCGGCCTCACGCACGCCACCAGCGTGATCAACGCGATGGAGCTAGGCGTGGTGCGCAACACGAAGTTCGACAACGGCGCGGACCGCTCGCGCAGCACCAAGCGCGGCTTCGAGCTCGACCTGCCGATTCCGGTCTTCGACTGGGGCCAGGCGCGCAACGGCCGCGCCGAGGCGCTGTATCTGCAGTCGGCCGCACGCGTGCGCGACGTGGGCGTGCTGGCCGCGAGCGAGGCGCGCGAGGCATGGCAGGGCTGGAACACCGCCTACGCCATCGCCCGCCGCTACCGCGACGAGGTGCTGCCGCTGCGCAAGCAGGTCAACGAGGAAATGGTGCTGCGCTACAACGGCATGCTCGCGAGCGTGTGGGAGCTGCTCGGCGAAACCCGCGCCAGCGTGCTCGCGGTGAACGCGGGCATGGAGGCGCAGCGCGACTTCTGGCTGGCGGACACCGACCTGCAACTGGTGCTCACCGGCAGTTTGCCCGGCGGCATGACCGCGCTGCAGACCGCCGCGTCCGGCGAGACGCCAGCGGCGGGAGGCCACTGA
- a CDS encoding multicopper oxidase family protein — MNRRNFFAGAATAVAATTVSRVGMAALPEPVSQGSTATAPPLEPPNGRPYNPVVTLNGWTLPWRMNAGVKEFHLVAEPVVREMAPGFKVNMWGYNGQSPGPTIEVVEGDRVRIFVTNRLPEHTTVHWHGQRLPNGMDGVGGITQPHIPPGKTFVYEFTARRPGTFMYHPHADEMVQMAMGMMGFWVTHPREARSHPLIEPVQRDFCFLLGSFDVEPGSATPKVNTMTDFNIWSFNSRVFPAIDTLNVRRGDRVRIRVGNLTMTNHPVHIHGHEFEVTGTDGGPVPRTARWPEVSVDVAVGQMRQMEFIADEEGDWALHCHKAHHTMGPMGHEVPTMIGVDQKGVAEKIRKLVPDYMVMGDKGMADMGEMEMPIPDNTVPMMTGTGPFGSAEMGGMFTLLKVRRDQKPGDYRDPGWFRHPAGTVAREVPGANVPPATRSAPAAKGGGNKTDAKGGGDKTDASVRKPSGHGAHDH, encoded by the coding sequence ATGAACCGTCGCAACTTCTTCGCGGGCGCGGCCACGGCCGTTGCCGCCACCACCGTGAGCCGCGTGGGCATGGCCGCATTGCCCGAGCCGGTGTCGCAAGGCTCGACCGCCACCGCGCCGCCGCTCGAGCCGCCCAACGGCCGGCCCTACAACCCTGTCGTCACGCTCAACGGCTGGACGCTGCCCTGGCGCATGAACGCCGGTGTCAAGGAATTCCACCTCGTCGCCGAACCCGTGGTGCGCGAGATGGCGCCCGGCTTCAAGGTCAACATGTGGGGCTACAACGGCCAGTCGCCCGGCCCGACCATCGAGGTGGTCGAGGGCGACCGCGTGCGCATCTTCGTGACCAACCGGCTGCCCGAGCACACCACCGTGCACTGGCACGGCCAGCGCCTGCCCAACGGCATGGACGGCGTGGGCGGCATCACGCAGCCGCACATCCCGCCGGGCAAGACCTTCGTCTACGAGTTCACCGCGCGCCGGCCCGGCACCTTCATGTACCACCCGCACGCCGACGAGATGGTGCAGATGGCGATGGGGATGATGGGTTTCTGGGTCACGCATCCGCGCGAGGCCCGCAGCCATCCGCTGATCGAGCCGGTGCAGCGCGACTTCTGCTTCCTGCTCGGCAGCTTCGACGTGGAGCCCGGCAGCGCCACGCCGAAGGTCAACACCATGACCGACTTCAACATCTGGAGCTTCAACAGCCGCGTGTTCCCGGCCATCGACACGCTGAACGTGCGCCGCGGCGACCGTGTGCGCATCCGCGTGGGCAACCTCACGATGACCAACCACCCGGTCCACATCCACGGCCACGAGTTCGAGGTGACGGGCACCGACGGCGGCCCGGTGCCGCGCACCGCGCGTTGGCCCGAGGTGTCGGTCGACGTGGCGGTGGGCCAGATGCGGCAGATGGAGTTCATTGCCGACGAGGAAGGCGACTGGGCGCTGCACTGCCACAAGGCGCACCACACCATGGGCCCGATGGGCCACGAGGTGCCGACCATGATCGGCGTCGACCAGAAGGGCGTGGCCGAGAAGATCCGCAAGCTCGTGCCCGACTACATGGTGATGGGCGACAAGGGCATGGCAGACATGGGCGAGATGGAGATGCCCATTCCCGACAACACCGTGCCGATGATGACCGGCACCGGCCCCTTCGGCTCGGCCGAGATGGGCGGCATGTTCACGCTGCTGAAGGTGCGGCGCGACCAGAAGCCGGGCGACTACCGCGACCCGGGCTGGTTCAGGCACCCGGCGGGCACCGTCGCGCGGGAAGTGCCCGGGGCGAACGTGCCGCCGGCCACGCGCAGCGCCCCTGCCGCCAAGGGCGGCGGCAACAAGACCGACGCCAAGGGCGGCGGCGACAAGACCGACGCCAGCGTGCGCAAGCCTTCGGGCCACGGCGCGCACGACCACTGA
- a CDS encoding cupredoxin domain-containing protein translates to MNKTLASIAACLALAAAATAAQAHEAHVAKPQGAATPAPEQKPWGIAGKAGAVKRTIDIAMADDMTFTPSVIEVREGDTIRLRLKNRGKDLHELVLGTTAEIEAHAAMMKKFPGMEHDEPWMVHVPPGKTGDMVWTFNRAGDFDFACLVKDHYELGMAGRVRVLPAAGKS, encoded by the coding sequence ATGAACAAGACACTCGCATCCATCGCCGCCTGCCTGGCCCTTGCGGCAGCCGCCACCGCCGCGCAGGCCCACGAGGCCCACGTCGCCAAGCCGCAAGGCGCCGCCACGCCCGCCCCCGAACAGAAGCCCTGGGGCATCGCGGGCAAGGCCGGCGCGGTGAAGCGCACCATCGACATTGCGATGGCCGACGACATGACTTTCACGCCCTCCGTCATCGAAGTGCGCGAAGGCGACACCATCCGCCTGCGCCTGAAGAACCGCGGCAAGGACCTGCACGAACTGGTGCTGGGGACCACCGCCGAGATCGAGGCGCACGCGGCCATGATGAAGAAATTCCCGGGCATGGAGCACGACGAGCCGTGGATGGTGCACGTGCCCCCGGGCAAGACCGGCGACATGGTCTGGACCTTCAACCGCGCCGGCGATTTCGACTTCGCCTGCCTGGTGAAGGACCACTACGAGCTCGGCATGGCCGGCCGCGTCCGCGTGCTGCCCGCCGCCGGCAAATCCTGA
- a CDS encoding DUF411 domain-containing protein has product MHRRKLLLALASTAVPFATTTAMAAAPMVEIWKDPNCGCCQDWVKHLDKSGFATRVHDEGNTAARTRLGMPAKLGSCHTGLVGGYAIEGHVPAREVQRLLKEKPKAVGLAVPGMPVGSPGMDGPAYGDRRDPYDVLLVLADGSTRVYQSYR; this is encoded by the coding sequence ATGCATAGAAGAAAGCTGCTGCTGGCATTGGCGTCCACTGCCGTGCCGTTTGCCACCACGACCGCGATGGCCGCGGCGCCGATGGTCGAGATCTGGAAAGACCCGAACTGCGGCTGCTGCCAGGACTGGGTCAAGCACCTCGACAAGAGCGGCTTCGCCACGCGCGTGCACGACGAAGGCAATACCGCCGCACGCACCCGCCTGGGCATGCCCGCCAAGCTGGGCTCGTGCCACACGGGCCTCGTCGGCGGCTACGCCATCGAAGGCCACGTGCCAGCGCGCGAGGTGCAACGGCTGCTCAAGGAAAAGCCCAAGGCCGTCGGCCTCGCCGTGCCCGGCATGCCGGTCGGATCGCCCGGCATGGACGGCCCGGCCTATGGCGACCGGCGCGATCCCTACGACGTGCTGCTGGTGCTGGCCGACGGCAGCACGCGCGTCTATCAAAGCTATCGCTGA
- a CDS encoding copper-binding protein, translated as MKKLFTALSAALLAAAAFAQAALPSVEGEVRKIDTDAKKITLKHGDIPNLEMTGMTMVFRVSDPALLTKVKPGDKVQFTADKVDGALTVLSIAPAN; from the coding sequence ATGAAAAAACTGTTCACCGCACTCTCCGCCGCCCTGCTCGCCGCAGCCGCCTTCGCGCAGGCTGCATTGCCTTCCGTCGAGGGCGAGGTCCGCAAGATCGACACCGATGCGAAGAAGATCACGCTGAAGCACGGCGACATTCCCAACCTCGAGATGACGGGCATGACGATGGTCTTCCGCGTGAGCGACCCCGCGCTGCTCACCAAGGTGAAGCCCGGCGACAAGGTGCAGTTCACGGCCGACAAGGTCGACGGCGCGCTCACGGTGCTTTCGATAGCGCCGGCGAACTGA
- a CDS encoding NAD(P)/FAD-dependent oxidoreductase has protein sequence MTVARSFSPDGGSRHVVVIGAGAVGSATAIEALRAGLRVTVVEPGEPGGPHATSYGNAGWLSSHSVVPPALPGAWRKVPGWLADPLGPLALRWRYLPRALPWLLRYLASGWTEARVQRTADALRTLLADAPALHAQLAAEAGVPQLIERRGLLHAYRSRAEFDGDALGWRVRRRVGIQWEEWPEHELRRREPDLDPRYTLGIFVPEAGHCRNPGAYVAALAQHALDAGAERVAARATGFRIEGGRLRAVRTEAGEIACDGAAICAGARSGALAAAAGSAVPLESERGYHVVVEDAKAGPRTPTMVADGKLIAHWMDGGLRAAGQVEIAGLEAEPDWRRAEILHEHLQSMFPTLARPAPGAPSVKHWLGHRPSLPDGLPCIGPSGASTDIVLAFGHGHVGLCGSARTGRLAAQLLAGVAAEIPLAPFDPGRF, from the coding sequence ATGACAGTTGCAAGAAGTTTCTCCCCCGACGGCGGGAGCCGTCATGTCGTGGTGATCGGCGCGGGCGCGGTAGGCAGCGCCACCGCCATCGAGGCTCTGCGCGCGGGTTTGCGCGTGACGGTGGTGGAGCCCGGCGAGCCGGGCGGCCCGCATGCCACGAGCTACGGCAACGCCGGCTGGCTGTCGTCGCATTCGGTGGTGCCGCCCGCGTTGCCGGGGGCCTGGCGCAAGGTGCCCGGCTGGCTGGCCGACCCGCTCGGGCCGCTCGCCCTGCGCTGGCGCTACCTGCCTCGGGCCCTGCCATGGCTGCTGCGCTACCTGGCCTCGGGCTGGACCGAGGCGCGCGTGCAGCGCACCGCCGACGCACTGCGCACGCTGCTGGCCGACGCGCCCGCGCTGCACGCGCAACTGGCTGCCGAAGCGGGCGTGCCGCAGCTCATCGAGCGGCGCGGGCTGCTGCACGCCTACCGCTCGCGCGCGGAGTTCGACGGCGATGCCCTGGGCTGGCGCGTGCGCCGGCGCGTCGGCATCCAGTGGGAGGAATGGCCGGAGCACGAACTGCGCCGCCGCGAACCCGATCTCGATCCGCGCTACACCCTGGGCATCTTCGTGCCCGAGGCCGGCCACTGCCGCAACCCGGGCGCCTACGTGGCGGCCCTGGCGCAGCATGCGCTCGATGCGGGCGCCGAACGGGTCGCCGCCCGCGCAACGGGGTTTCGCATCGAGGGCGGCCGGCTGCGTGCCGTGCGCACCGAGGCCGGCGAAATCGCCTGCGACGGCGCCGCCATCTGCGCCGGTGCCCGCTCAGGCGCGCTGGCCGCGGCCGCTGGCTCCGCGGTGCCGCTGGAGTCGGAGCGCGGCTACCACGTGGTCGTCGAAGACGCCAAGGCGGGCCCGCGCACGCCGACCATGGTGGCCGACGGCAAGCTCATCGCGCACTGGATGGACGGCGGCCTGCGCGCGGCAGGGCAGGTCGAGATCGCGGGCCTTGAAGCGGAGCCCGACTGGCGCCGTGCCGAAATCCTGCATGAGCATCTGCAGTCGATGTTTCCGACGCTTGCACGGCCCGCGCCGGGCGCGCCTTCCGTGAAGCACTGGCTCGGGCATCGCCCGAGCCTGCCCGACGGGCTGCCCTGCATCGGCCCGTCAGGTGCCAGCACCGACATCGTGCTGGCCTTCGGGCATGGCCACGTGGGCCTGTGCGGCTCGGCGCGCACGGGGCGGCTGGCGGCGCAGTTGCTCGCTGGCGTTGCGGCGGAGATACCGCTGGCGCCCTTCGATCCGGGACGCTTCTAG
- a CDS encoding P1 family peptidase, whose translation MPASSSNSFASSHSAGSITDVAGIEVGHFSDTRRPTGCTVIMARDGAVGGVDVRGAAPGTRETDLLAPGNLVQQVHAVMLAGGSAWGLAAAEGAMRWMEERGIGMDVRFGTLPIVPAAVLFDLPMGDARIRPDAAAGYAACEAASTAPPAEGNVGAGSGALVGKLFGVHRAMKGGIGTASVKVGGVTVGALIAVNPLGDVIDHNTGQPVAGARTEDGKSLLDTRRALLRGDSPKPLLAGTNTTIGVIATDAVLTKVQANRLAMVAHDGLARSINPVHTMSDGDTLFALATGRMPLEGNAPGMTVLSTMAAEAVAIATLRAVQAARAVTVGELHIPCAADMAATRG comes from the coding sequence ATGCCAGCCTCCTCTTCCAACTCTTTCGCCTCTTCCCATTCCGCCGGTTCCATCACCGACGTCGCCGGCATCGAAGTCGGCCATTTCTCCGACACTCGCCGCCCCACCGGCTGCACCGTGATCATGGCGCGCGACGGCGCGGTGGGCGGTGTCGACGTGCGCGGCGCGGCCCCCGGCACGCGCGAGACCGACCTGCTCGCGCCCGGCAACCTGGTGCAGCAGGTGCATGCGGTGATGCTCGCGGGCGGCAGTGCCTGGGGCCTGGCCGCGGCCGAAGGCGCCATGCGCTGGATGGAAGAGCGCGGCATCGGCATGGACGTGCGCTTCGGCACGCTGCCCATCGTGCCCGCCGCCGTGCTGTTCGACCTGCCGATGGGCGATGCGCGCATCCGCCCCGACGCCGCGGCCGGCTATGCCGCCTGCGAGGCCGCGAGCACGGCGCCGCCCGCCGAAGGCAACGTGGGTGCAGGCTCCGGCGCGCTGGTGGGCAAGCTCTTCGGCGTGCACCGTGCGATGAAGGGCGGCATCGGCACCGCGTCGGTCAAGGTCGGCGGCGTCACGGTGGGCGCGCTGATCGCGGTGAATCCGCTGGGCGACGTGATCGACCACAACACCGGCCAGCCCGTGGCCGGCGCGCGCACCGAAGACGGCAAGTCGCTGCTCGACACCCGCCGCGCCCTGCTGCGCGGCGACAGCCCCAAGCCGCTGCTGGCAGGCACCAACACCACCATCGGCGTGATCGCCACCGACGCGGTGCTGACCAAGGTGCAGGCCAACCGGCTCGCCATGGTCGCGCACGACGGGCTGGCGCGCTCCATCAACCCTGTGCACACCATGAGCGACGGCGACACGCTGTTCGCGCTGGCCACCGGCCGCATGCCGCTGGAAGGCAACGCACCGGGCATGACGGTGCTCAGCACCATGGCCGCCGAGGCGGTCGCCATCGCCACGCTGCGCGCGGTGCAGGCGGCGCGCGCGGTGACGGTGGGCGAGCTGCACATTCCCTGCGCGGCGGACATGGCAGCAACGCGCGGCTGA
- a CDS encoding TAXI family TRAP transporter solute-binding subunit codes for MAFPRTLKLILLSIRDLIASAGPIVFIVIGLLVAAYWWLQPQPPKHVTLATGPTGSAYAQFGKHYAEALKRAGIEVELKPTSGSTENLQLLRTGGADVGFVRGGSADPVADEQAGLTSLGSLFYEPIWLFYRADSAQKIDRKTGTLTSLTQLRGLRVNVDLPGSGLPDIMERMLKANKLGPGDLLLSNLEQAAAAEALQAGLLDAIVLSSAPQSPQVQHLLRSDDIKLMDFGQADAYSRRFPFLSAVTLPRGVVDLSKDLPPHDVSLLAATTSLLSRDETHPALRQLFAQSAQTLHSGAGWFNRARDFPNTRTSELPVSPEGDRAINGTPPAWQRYLPFWASNLIERMWLVLGGLLVLMLPLSRVVPPLYQFRVRRRVFRWYARLRDIEAKVDAHKGEKKALLDDLDQLDRTVNKVAVPLSYADELYALRNNIYAVRKRVLARGMPEAEPAAAATNNAG; via the coding sequence ATGGCGTTCCCCCGGACCTTGAAGCTCATCCTGCTGTCGATCCGCGACCTGATCGCCTCGGCGGGGCCGATCGTGTTCATCGTGATCGGCCTGCTGGTCGCCGCCTACTGGTGGCTGCAACCGCAACCGCCCAAGCACGTCACGCTCGCCACCGGCCCCACGGGCAGCGCCTATGCGCAGTTCGGCAAGCACTATGCGGAAGCCCTCAAGCGCGCCGGCATCGAGGTGGAGCTCAAGCCCACCTCGGGCTCGACCGAGAACCTGCAGCTGCTGCGCACCGGCGGCGCCGACGTGGGCTTCGTGCGCGGCGGCAGCGCCGACCCGGTGGCGGACGAGCAGGCCGGCCTGACATCGCTCGGCAGCCTGTTCTACGAGCCGATCTGGCTCTTCTACCGCGCCGATTCGGCACAGAAGATCGACCGCAAGACCGGCACGCTGACATCGCTCACGCAACTGCGCGGCCTGCGCGTAAACGTCGACCTGCCGGGCAGCGGCCTGCCGGACATCATGGAGCGCATGCTCAAGGCCAACAAGCTCGGGCCCGGCGACCTGCTGCTGTCGAACCTCGAGCAGGCCGCCGCCGCCGAGGCGCTGCAGGCGGGGCTGCTCGACGCCATCGTGCTGTCGTCGGCGCCGCAGTCGCCGCAGGTACAGCACCTGCTGCGCTCCGACGACATCAAGCTCATGGACTTCGGCCAGGCCGACGCCTATTCGCGCCGCTTCCCGTTCCTGTCGGCCGTGACGCTGCCGCGCGGCGTGGTCGACCTGTCGAAGGACCTGCCGCCGCACGACGTGTCGCTGCTGGCCGCCACCACCTCTTTGCTGTCGCGCGACGAAACACACCCCGCCCTGCGGCAGCTGTTCGCGCAGTCCGCGCAGACACTGCACAGCGGCGCCGGCTGGTTCAACCGGGCGCGCGACTTTCCCAACACGCGCACCAGCGAGCTGCCGGTGAGCCCCGAAGGCGACCGCGCCATCAACGGCACGCCGCCGGCCTGGCAGCGCTACCTGCCGTTCTGGGCCAGCAACCTGATCGAGCGGATGTGGCTGGTGCTCGGCGGCCTGCTGGTGCTGATGCTGCCGCTGAGCCGCGTGGTGCCGCCGCTCTACCAGTTCCGAGTGCGCCGCCGCGTGTTCCGCTGGTATGCGCGGCTGCGCGACATCGAGGCCAAGGTCGATGCGCACAAGGGCGAAAAGAAGGCGCTGCTGGACGACCTCGACCAGCTCGACCGCACCGTCAACAAGGTGGCCGTGCCGCTGTCGTATGCCGACGAGCTCTACGCGCTGCGCAACAACATCTACGCGGTGCGCAAGCGCGTGCTCGCGCGAGGCATGCCGGAAGCCGAACCGGCGGCGGCCGCAACGAACAATGCCGGGTGA
- a CDS encoding MerR family transcriptional regulator encodes METSLTIAEVAKRTGLTAYTLRYYERIGLIAAVPRAPGGQRRYASADMDLLDFLLRLRETGMSIQGMQAFVRLRSQGDASVGERREMLEQHLAEVQARVAALQQSMQALSLKIGHYRKVEKTKRRPPPSGKAREGKTSNDEHTEPGPRRQPALHAWPGQAPGDRR; translated from the coding sequence ATGGAAACCAGCCTGACCATTGCGGAAGTCGCGAAGCGAACCGGCCTCACGGCCTACACGCTGCGCTACTACGAGCGCATCGGGCTGATTGCCGCGGTGCCGCGTGCACCGGGCGGTCAGCGGCGCTACGCGAGCGCCGACATGGACTTGCTGGATTTCCTGTTGCGCCTGCGCGAGACCGGCATGTCCATCCAGGGCATGCAGGCCTTCGTCAGGCTTCGAAGCCAGGGGGACGCCAGCGTCGGCGAGCGGCGCGAGATGCTCGAGCAGCACCTTGCCGAAGTTCAGGCCCGGGTGGCGGCGCTGCAGCAATCCATGCAGGCGCTGTCGCTCAAGATCGGCCACTACCGCAAGGTCGAGAAGACGAAGAGGCGTCCTCCTCCATCGGGCAAAGCCCGGGAAGGAAAGACGAGCAATGACGAACACACGGAACCAGGGCCACGACGACAACCTGCGCTACACGCGTGGCCTGGCCAAGCTCCAGGAGATCGACGGTGA
- a CDS encoding carboxymuconolactone decarboxylase family protein: protein MTNTRNQGHDDNLRYTRGLAKLQEIDGEGGVKVVESLAGIAPDFSRLLIEFPFGDIYSRPGLDLRAREIATVAALTAMGNAAPQLKVHIQAALNVGVTRDEVVEIIMQMAVYAGFPAALNGLFAARDVFAADDEKSARPLAEPRALAEAD from the coding sequence ATGACGAACACACGGAACCAGGGCCACGACGACAACCTGCGCTACACGCGTGGCCTGGCCAAGCTCCAGGAGATCGACGGTGAAGGCGGCGTCAAGGTGGTCGAGAGCCTGGCCGGCATCGCGCCCGACTTCAGCCGCCTGCTGATCGAGTTTCCGTTCGGCGACATCTACTCGCGCCCCGGCCTCGACCTGCGCGCCCGCGAGATCGCGACGGTGGCCGCGCTCACCGCCATGGGCAATGCCGCGCCGCAACTGAAGGTGCATATCCAGGCCGCGCTGAACGTCGGCGTGACGCGCGACGAAGTGGTCGAGATCATCATGCAGATGGCCGTGTATGCGGGCTTTCCGGCGGCATTGAACGGCCTCTTCGCCGCACGCGATGTGTTTGCCGCGGACGATGAAAAAAGCGCGCGGCCCCTTGCGGAACCGCGCGCTCTTGCCGAAGCAGACTGA
- the ettA gene encoding energy-dependent translational throttle protein EttA yields MAQYVYSMNRVSKTVPPKRQLLKDISLSFFPGAKIGVLGLNGSGKSTLLKIMAGVDKEFEGEALPMPGMTIGYLEQEPKLDPEHTVRESVEESMGAVFAAKARLEEVYIAYGAEDADFDALAAEQAQLEAIIATAGTDSEHQLEIAADALRLPAWDAKIGVLSGGEKRRVALCRLLLSKPDMLLLDEPTNHLDAESVEWLEVFLQRFTGTVVAITHDRYFLDNAAEWILEMDRGRGIPWKGNYSTWLEQKGERLAQEQKSEEAHAKALKKELEWSRQNPKARQAKSKSRLARFEELSDMEYQKRNETQEIFIPVAERLGQQVFEFHNVSKSFGDRMLIDNLSFTVPPGAIVGIIGPNGAGKSTLFKLLAGKEKPDSGEVVIGQTVKMAFVDQHRDELANQKTVWEDISNGLDIINVGKFQMASRAYAGRFNFNGADQQKKVGTLSGGERGRLHLAKTLIAGGNVLLLDEPSNDLDVETLRALEDALLEFAGTVMVISHDRWFLDRIATHILAAEGDSQWTFFDGNYQEYEADKKKRLGEEGAKPKRMRYKALK; encoded by the coding sequence ATGGCTCAATACGTCTATTCGATGAACCGTGTCAGCAAGACCGTGCCGCCCAAGCGGCAGCTCTTGAAAGACATTTCGCTGTCCTTTTTCCCCGGCGCCAAGATCGGCGTGCTCGGCCTGAACGGCTCGGGCAAGTCCACGCTGCTCAAGATCATGGCGGGTGTGGACAAGGAATTCGAGGGCGAGGCACTGCCCATGCCGGGCATGACGATCGGCTACCTGGAGCAGGAACCCAAGCTCGACCCCGAGCACACGGTGCGCGAATCGGTCGAGGAGTCCATGGGCGCGGTGTTCGCCGCCAAGGCGCGCCTGGAAGAGGTGTACATCGCCTACGGCGCCGAAGACGCCGACTTCGACGCGCTGGCGGCCGAGCAGGCCCAGCTCGAAGCCATCATCGCCACCGCCGGCACCGATTCCGAACACCAGCTCGAAATTGCCGCCGACGCCCTGCGCCTGCCGGCCTGGGACGCCAAGATCGGCGTGCTGTCGGGCGGTGAAAAGCGCCGCGTGGCGCTGTGCCGCCTGCTGCTGAGCAAGCCCGACATGCTGCTGCTCGACGAGCCGACCAACCACCTGGACGCCGAATCGGTGGAGTGGCTCGAAGTGTTCCTGCAGCGCTTCACGGGCACCGTGGTGGCCATCACCCACGATCGCTACTTCCTCGACAACGCGGCCGAGTGGATCCTGGAAATGGACCGCGGCCGCGGCATTCCCTGGAAGGGCAACTACAGCACCTGGCTCGAGCAGAAGGGCGAACGCCTGGCGCAGGAGCAGAAGAGCGAAGAAGCCCACGCCAAGGCGCTGAAGAAGGAACTGGAGTGGTCGCGCCAGAACCCGAAGGCGCGCCAGGCCAAGAGCAAGTCACGCCTCGCCCGCTTCGAAGAGCTGAGCGACATGGAATACCAGAAGCGCAACGAAACGCAGGAAATCTTCATTCCCGTGGCGGAGCGGCTGGGCCAGCAGGTGTTCGAGTTCCACAACGTGAGCAAGTCCTTCGGCGACCGCATGCTGATCGACAACCTGAGCTTCACCGTTCCGCCGGGCGCCATCGTCGGCATCATCGGCCCGAACGGCGCCGGCAAGTCGACGCTGTTCAAGCTGCTCGCGGGCAAGGAAAAGCCGGATTCGGGCGAGGTCGTCATCGGCCAGACCGTGAAGATGGCCTTCGTCGACCAGCACCGCGACGAGCTGGCCAACCAGAAGACCGTGTGGGAAGACATCTCGAACGGCCTGGACATCATCAACGTCGGCAAGTTCCAGATGGCCAGCCGCGCGTATGCGGGCCGCTTCAACTTCAACGGCGCCGACCAGCAGAAGAAGGTCGGCACGCTGTCGGGCGGTGAACGCGGCCGCCTGCACCTGGCCAAGACGCTGATCGCCGGCGGCAACGTGCTGCTGCTCGACGAACCGTCGAACGACCTGGACGTGGAAACCCTGCGCGCCCTCGAAGACGCGCTGCTCGAGTTCGCCGGCACGGTCATGGTGATCAGCCATGACCGCTGGTTCCTCGACCGCATCGCCACCCACATCCTGGCCGCCGAAGGCGACAGCCAGTGGACCTTCTTCGACGGCAACTACCAGGAGTACGAAGCCGACAAGAAGAAGCGCCTTGGCGAAGAAGGCGCCAAGCCCAAGCGCATGCGTTACAAAGCCCTGAAGTAA